In Nakamurella antarctica, the following are encoded in one genomic region:
- a CDS encoding Ppx/GppA phosphatase family protein — protein sequence MTRVAAIDCGTNSIRLLVADVINTPAGFTLVDVHREMRVVRLGEGVDQTGVLQTGAIDRTWAALSDYTAILRASGATSVRMAATSATRDASNRNDFVEMVRRTLGQDPEVITGNEEAELSFRGAIGGVAASGGPYMVVDIGGGSTEMVIGTTNNVQVALAGSASVNIGCVRLTERLLHSDPPTEAEIDQARQLVTHVLSEGLDSLPVASIKTLVAVAGTATTVAAAALHLPTYDPAKIHLQRISATQVSEVATLMLGATTAHRAALGYMHPGRVDVIGGGSLILDTLVQLVQDRVHLDQITVSEHDILDGLALSLGQ from the coding sequence ATGACGAGGGTCGCGGCAATTGACTGTGGGACCAACTCCATTCGATTGCTTGTTGCTGATGTCATCAACACCCCAGCGGGTTTCACTCTGGTCGACGTACACCGCGAAATGCGTGTCGTCCGGCTAGGGGAAGGTGTCGACCAGACCGGAGTGCTGCAAACCGGGGCAATTGACCGGACGTGGGCAGCGCTTTCGGACTACACCGCGATCTTGCGCGCCTCGGGTGCGACGTCGGTGCGCATGGCGGCCACCTCGGCGACCCGAGATGCCAGCAACCGGAACGATTTTGTCGAAATGGTTCGGCGCACGTTGGGCCAAGACCCTGAGGTGATCACCGGCAATGAGGAGGCCGAGCTCTCCTTCCGGGGTGCCATTGGGGGAGTGGCGGCATCGGGCGGGCCGTACATGGTGGTCGACATTGGTGGCGGCTCAACGGAAATGGTGATTGGAACCACGAATAACGTGCAGGTAGCTCTCGCCGGCTCCGCCAGCGTGAACATCGGCTGCGTAAGACTCACAGAGCGGCTTTTGCATTCAGACCCGCCCACCGAAGCCGAGATTGATCAGGCGCGGCAGCTCGTGACGCATGTGCTGAGTGAAGGTCTGGATTCGCTTCCGGTCGCTTCTATAAAAACCCTGGTTGCAGTAGCTGGGACGGCCACCACGGTGGCAGCAGCCGCACTGCACTTACCCACCTACGATCCGGCCAAAATTCATTTGCAACGCATCTCCGCTACCCAGGTATCAGAAGTGGCGACGCTGATGTTGGGCGCAACCACCGCCCACCGAGCCGCTTTGGGATACATGCATCCGGGGCGCGTAGACGTGATCGGCGGCGGTTCGCTCATCCTCGACACCCTGGTGCAGTTGGTTCAAGACCGCGTGCATTTGGATCAGATCACGGTATCTGAACACGACATCCTTGACGGCCTAGCGCTTTCGCTGGGGCAGTAA
- a CDS encoding dihydrofolate reductase family protein, protein MRKVVAGLFYSLDGVVEAPHLWQFDSFDDQVGEAMTGMITETDTVLIGRLGYEQWSEYWPTADDEFGDFINPVQKFVASTTLSPELSWENSTLIEGDFVEFVTALKQSEGRDIAVCGSISLARQLIFAGLLDSLTLTMHPVIAGAGKRLFEPTDPTTRLTLAGSTISSKGNAILTYSLLADEQRLESAVRYTHSEPHSLKCGCPDRPLR, encoded by the coding sequence ATGCGCAAAGTTGTTGCAGGTCTGTTCTACAGTCTCGACGGCGTCGTGGAGGCGCCCCACCTCTGGCAGTTCGACAGCTTCGACGACCAGGTCGGCGAAGCCATGACGGGGATGATCACCGAGACAGACACCGTCCTGATCGGCCGACTCGGGTACGAACAGTGGTCGGAGTATTGGCCGACGGCGGATGATGAGTTCGGCGACTTCATCAACCCCGTCCAGAAGTTCGTTGCCTCAACAACACTCAGCCCCGAGTTGTCCTGGGAGAACTCGACGCTGATAGAAGGCGACTTTGTGGAGTTCGTGACGGCGCTCAAGCAGTCCGAGGGTCGCGACATCGCTGTCTGCGGAAGTATTTCGCTGGCTCGCCAACTCATTTTTGCGGGTCTGCTGGATTCGCTGACTCTGACGATGCACCCGGTGATTGCCGGGGCCGGAAAGCGCCTCTTCGAACCCACCGACCCTACGACGCGGCTGACGCTGGCCGGTTCGACCATCTCCAGCAAGGGCAACGCGATCTTGACCTACAGCCTGCTCGCCGATGAGCAACGTCTGGAGTCTGCAGTGCGCTATACCCACTCAGAACCCCACTCGTTGAAATGTGGGTGCCCTGATCGGCCTCTTCGTTAG
- a CDS encoding FtsB family cell division protein has translation MSGPGRRTRAANTPAAPLGGPAARKPLKSKLLRQVAILGLVLAAVALSLGYPLRDYLDQRAELAAAVAQRQALEQTVANLELQQAALADPDYIKAEAKKRLQYVMPGDTVYVVQAPVLKVAPEAAAGAPVATATTQPWYSTLWGTLSSPGGQPGDQTPVSDASAAPDAPATPGAGG, from the coding sequence GTGAGCGGACCCGGGCGCCGCACTCGAGCGGCCAACACACCGGCTGCCCCGCTCGGTGGCCCAGCTGCACGAAAGCCGTTGAAGTCAAAGCTGCTTCGGCAAGTAGCCATCCTGGGGTTGGTTCTAGCGGCCGTTGCGCTCTCGCTTGGCTATCCTCTCCGGGATTACCTCGACCAGCGCGCCGAGCTCGCCGCGGCAGTAGCCCAGCGACAGGCCTTGGAGCAGACTGTGGCGAACTTGGAACTCCAGCAGGCTGCGTTGGCGGATCCGGATTACATCAAAGCGGAGGCAAAAAAACGTCTGCAGTACGTCATGCCAGGGGACACGGTCTACGTTGTCCAAGCTCCCGTGCTGAAAGTCGCACCGGAAGCGGCTGCCGGAGCACCCGTGGCAACGGCAACGACGCAACCCTGGTATTCGACGTTATGGGGCACGCTCTCTTCCCCAGGGGGACAGCCGGGCGATCAAACACCAGTTTCTGATGCCTCCGCCGCCCCTGATGCCCCCGCCACCCCCGGCGCTGGCGGATGA
- a CDS encoding FCD domain-containing protein has translation MALRYGVSRASVREAIRVLEAMGVIRTSAGSGPEAGAVVIAEPAAPMGSALRWHLASRHLPVGDIVGARVLIESWAVKEASVLVHAEPALLAPARALLAAMDDSALAPEAFLALDAAFHVMLAELAGNTVITAVMTAMREGIQAYVTAAVAAYPDWSSMVARLRAEHHAVVAAMALGEGDEAAGEVRRHIAGFYAETGVSY, from the coding sequence TTGGCGCTCCGTTACGGCGTTTCGCGCGCCAGCGTCCGCGAGGCCATTCGTGTCCTCGAAGCCATGGGGGTGATTCGGACCAGCGCGGGTTCGGGACCGGAAGCGGGCGCAGTCGTCATCGCGGAGCCCGCCGCCCCCATGGGGTCAGCGTTGCGTTGGCATCTGGCAAGTCGTCACTTGCCTGTCGGCGATATCGTCGGCGCACGAGTGCTTATCGAATCGTGGGCGGTGAAAGAAGCGAGCGTTTTAGTACACGCTGAGCCCGCCCTATTGGCACCTGCACGAGCGTTGTTAGCCGCCATGGACGATAGCGCGCTCGCTCCAGAAGCATTCCTCGCACTCGACGCCGCGTTTCACGTGATGCTGGCCGAGCTTGCCGGCAACACCGTCATCACTGCGGTGATGACGGCTATGCGCGAGGGTATTCAGGCCTACGTGACCGCGGCCGTCGCTGCCTATCCTGACTGGTCGTCGATGGTCGCTAGGCTGCGCGCCGAGCATCACGCAGTGGTGGCGGCGATGGCTCTGGGCGAGGGTGACGAAGCAGCGGGCGAAGTGAGGCGCCACATCGCGGGTTTCTACGCCGAAACCGGTGTCAGCTACTAA
- a CDS encoding DUF1707 SHOCT-like domain-containing protein has product MTDTPITPPGDLRASDADRERVAHALNTAMAEGRLSVDELSERLASVYAARTLSALVPLTTDLPEHGHLWPAVGAAVAQTPSPGLSRVGGNYPVLKTAIAVMGGRTIRGRWKMPARLTAVALMGGVEIDVTHAQFSSGEVTITAVALMGGVEITVPEDVRVICSGIGIMGAFDDKSHCDCGPNAPVLRVNGVAVMGGVEIKRAKPDPESVNHPDKQLR; this is encoded by the coding sequence ATGACCGATACCCCCATCACCCCGCCAGGCGACTTGCGTGCCTCCGACGCAGACCGGGAGCGGGTGGCGCACGCACTCAATACGGCAATGGCCGAGGGTCGGCTGAGCGTAGACGAACTATCGGAGCGACTCGCCTCCGTTTACGCTGCACGCACTCTGAGCGCTTTGGTCCCATTGACGACTGACCTTCCCGAGCATGGTCACCTGTGGCCAGCGGTCGGTGCTGCGGTGGCTCAAACGCCCTCCCCTGGCCTGAGCCGGGTCGGGGGCAATTACCCGGTGCTGAAGACTGCAATCGCCGTGATGGGTGGCCGCACCATTCGCGGACGATGGAAGATGCCAGCCAGACTCACCGCGGTAGCTCTCATGGGTGGCGTTGAAATCGACGTTACCCACGCGCAATTCAGCAGCGGCGAGGTCACCATCACCGCTGTTGCGCTGATGGGAGGGGTAGAGATCACTGTTCCCGAAGATGTCCGGGTCATCTGCAGCGGCATCGGCATCATGGGCGCGTTCGATGACAAATCGCACTGCGATTGTGGGCCCAACGCACCGGTGCTGCGGGTCAACGGAGTCGCCGTCATGGGTGGTGTGGAAATCAAACGTGCCAAGCCCGACCCTGAGTCCGTGAATCACCCCGACAAACAGCTGAGGTAA
- a CDS encoding YoaK family protein yields the protein MRRNLRHNRPVLVLLAITSGAVDAIAFLGLGGIFTANMTGNLVLLGLVGRPDYQRSAIHAAAACAAFALGLYLSFRNGRPQPGKPEPGPYPLLVLVALMQSAIWVTWMLESATPNEMTQTIILITSAISMGVQTAASRRIAGHSGITTTFVTGTLTSLIEDAANSRHHATVARIFVIGALSMGALLCSLLLAYAPMFAPALPVLGVVAAIAVSLQRGSAAAELPSEQK from the coding sequence GTGCGTCGGAACCTGAGACACAACAGGCCAGTGCTTGTGCTGTTGGCCATCACGTCCGGCGCGGTCGACGCCATCGCTTTCCTTGGACTGGGCGGAATTTTTACGGCCAATATGACGGGAAATCTAGTGCTGCTCGGGCTTGTAGGACGGCCGGACTACCAGCGCAGCGCCATTCATGCAGCGGCGGCCTGTGCGGCCTTCGCGCTCGGGCTCTACCTTTCTTTTCGCAACGGACGACCCCAGCCGGGCAAGCCGGAACCCGGGCCCTACCCGCTACTCGTTTTGGTTGCCCTGATGCAATCTGCGATTTGGGTGACGTGGATGCTGGAATCGGCGACGCCCAACGAGATGACCCAAACGATCATTCTGATCACTTCCGCGATTTCAATGGGCGTTCAGACGGCGGCTTCGAGGCGTATTGCGGGGCATTCCGGGATTACCACCACCTTCGTCACCGGAACGCTGACCTCGCTGATCGAGGATGCGGCCAACTCTCGGCACCATGCGACGGTGGCGCGGATTTTCGTCATCGGCGCCCTTTCGATGGGGGCGCTGCTGTGCTCGTTGCTCCTCGCCTACGCACCGATGTTTGCGCCAGCACTGCCAGTTCTGGGGGTGGTGGCCGCGATTGCGGTGAGCCTGCAGCGGGGTTCCGCGGCCGCTGAGCTTCCATCCGAGCAAAAGTAG
- a CDS encoding class I SAM-dependent methyltransferase: MNADSAESSSFPDADYLGNPQVLAEWDLRYTDHERMWSGNPNGSLVAETAGLTPGRVLDVGCGEGADALWLAQAGWQVTALEVSGVALERAAAHAREAGVDITWIHAGLAEAGLAPASFDLVSAHYPVLQRTLDAAAEHALLDAVAPGGTLLVVHHAGMEEAHAHEGDFDPAEYVWPAMVAAMLDEKWVVELDELRPRLVPEGGNGAHHKDDIILRARKLC, translated from the coding sequence ATGAACGCTGATAGCGCAGAGTCCTCCTCCTTTCCCGATGCGGACTACCTCGGAAACCCCCAAGTGCTGGCCGAATGGGACCTTCGCTACACCGACCACGAACGGATGTGGAGCGGGAACCCCAATGGCTCGCTCGTTGCTGAGACCGCCGGGCTGACGCCGGGGCGGGTCTTGGACGTGGGATGCGGGGAGGGCGCCGACGCCCTGTGGTTGGCGCAGGCAGGGTGGCAGGTAACGGCGCTGGAAGTCTCCGGTGTGGCGTTGGAGCGAGCTGCTGCGCACGCTCGGGAGGCAGGCGTCGATATCACCTGGATACACGCTGGGCTCGCCGAAGCCGGCCTGGCGCCCGCGTCATTTGATCTGGTGTCCGCGCACTATCCGGTGCTGCAGCGCACTCTCGACGCGGCTGCGGAACATGCGCTCTTGGACGCTGTCGCGCCGGGCGGCACGCTGCTGGTGGTCCACCACGCCGGGATGGAAGAAGCGCACGCGCACGAGGGCGACTTCGACCCCGCCGAGTACGTCTGGCCAGCTATGGTCGCAGCGATGCTCGACGAGAAGTGGGTGGTTGAACTCGATGAGCTTCGGCCGCGACTTGTTCCGGAAGGTGGCAACGGCGCTCACCATAAAGACGACATCATTCTGCGGGCGAGAAAGTTGTGCTGA
- a CDS encoding YchJ family protein, which yields MKQRQQDAQCPCGTGYTYGQCCGPLHQQHTVATTAEQLMRSRYSAFALGLADYLRLSWHSATRPAEIDLDARQRWTKLEILDTSGSSLLESAGTVRFRATYRLGRETGCLVENSRFAREGGQWRYVDAVSSR from the coding sequence ATGAAACAACGTCAGCAGGACGCGCAGTGCCCCTGCGGAACCGGCTATACGTACGGGCAGTGCTGCGGCCCGCTGCATCAACAACACACAGTCGCGACGACGGCGGAGCAGCTGATGCGCTCCCGCTACAGCGCTTTCGCGCTGGGCCTGGCCGACTACCTGCGCTTGAGTTGGCATAGCGCCACCAGGCCAGCAGAGATCGACCTCGATGCACGCCAACGGTGGACGAAGCTGGAGATTCTGGATACCAGCGGCTCTAGTTTGCTTGAGTCGGCGGGGACCGTGCGATTTCGCGCCACGTACCGCCTGGGACGGGAAACGGGCTGCCTTGTGGAAAACAGTCGGTTTGCTCGCGAGGGCGGCCAATGGCGGTACGTCGACGCGGTGAGCAGCCGTTGA
- a CDS encoding thiolase family protein encodes MRDAVIVEAVRTAVGRRKGSLAHVHAADLSAVVLRALIGRTHLDPALIDDVIWGCVTQSGDQGANIARTALLSAGWPETVPGVTIDRQCGSSQQAIGFAAAGVIAGHYDFVVAGGVETMTRTPMLSNLQGGDPFAGKGFSDRYGLAPNQGIGAEMIAQRWGLSRTQLDEFAAASHQKAAAAQDSGAFDAQIVAVPTEQGDFSRDEGIRRGTSSQSLAGLKTVFADDGVIHAGNASQISDGSAALLITTGELAAVHGLTPIARVHTAVVAAADPIIMLTAPIPATVKVLQKSGISLDQIGAFEVNEAFAPVPLAWLAEIGANPELMNSLGGAIALGHPLGGSGARIATTLIHHMRDNGIAYGLQTMCEGGGMANATIFELL; translated from the coding sequence ATGCGCGACGCGGTCATTGTCGAGGCAGTTCGAACAGCTGTCGGCCGACGCAAAGGCTCTTTGGCCCACGTGCATGCCGCTGACCTATCAGCTGTGGTTCTTCGAGCGCTGATCGGGCGCACGCACCTAGACCCGGCGCTGATCGACGACGTCATTTGGGGGTGCGTGACGCAGTCGGGCGATCAGGGCGCCAATATCGCCCGCACAGCGCTGTTGTCGGCTGGCTGGCCCGAGACGGTGCCAGGCGTCACGATTGATCGGCAGTGTGGTTCTTCCCAGCAGGCCATCGGTTTCGCTGCCGCCGGGGTGATCGCCGGCCACTATGACTTTGTGGTGGCGGGGGGCGTCGAAACGATGACGCGCACTCCGATGCTGAGCAACCTGCAGGGCGGAGATCCCTTTGCAGGGAAGGGATTTTCCGATCGCTACGGCCTTGCCCCGAACCAGGGCATCGGCGCGGAGATGATCGCACAGCGATGGGGTTTATCCAGAACCCAGCTCGATGAGTTCGCTGCTGCTTCCCACCAGAAGGCTGCTGCGGCGCAGGATTCGGGCGCTTTCGACGCCCAGATTGTCGCCGTGCCTACCGAACAAGGCGACTTCAGCAGGGACGAGGGAATAAGGCGTGGCACATCATCGCAGTCGCTGGCCGGGCTGAAAACAGTTTTCGCCGACGATGGGGTGATCCATGCGGGCAATGCATCCCAAATCTCGGATGGCAGTGCAGCTTTACTGATCACTACAGGTGAACTCGCAGCGGTCCATGGCCTCACGCCCATCGCGAGGGTGCACACCGCGGTGGTGGCGGCAGCTGACCCGATCATCATGCTCACCGCGCCTATTCCGGCAACGGTCAAAGTACTGCAAAAAAGCGGTATCAGTCTTGATCAGATCGGCGCCTTCGAAGTTAACGAGGCGTTCGCCCCCGTTCCGCTGGCGTGGCTTGCCGAAATTGGAGCCAACCCCGAACTCATGAATTCGCTGGGCGGGGCGATCGCTCTCGGGCACCCGTTGGGCGGCTCGGGCGCCAGAATTGCGACGACCCTGATCCACCACATGCGCGACAACGGCATCGCCTACGGACTGCAGACCATGTGCGAAGGCGGCGGCATGGCCAACGCGACCATCTTCGAACTCCTCTGA
- a CDS encoding enoyl-CoA hydratase/isomerase family protein, whose translation MSGKSENFTLEGGVARIVLTETERGAPINPASLAALAHGIALARKADARIVVLSSAGKAFSVGGDIKSFASATDPEPQVRETAQILHNIILELHGLNAIVISVVQGVAAGAGFPLAAAADIVLAARSARFTFAYSKIGLTPDGGSTLLAATLGLHRTLQWALLNPLLTAQELCDAGLVAAVYPDDELEAGLASTIQTLLQGSRSAQVSAKRLIRNQAINNGRQALDAETAAIAAAAASLDGLEGVRAFVGKRPPNFLS comes from the coding sequence ATGAGCGGTAAAAGCGAGAACTTCACGCTGGAAGGCGGTGTCGCCCGCATCGTGCTCACCGAAACCGAACGGGGCGCGCCGATTAACCCCGCTTCACTTGCGGCACTTGCCCACGGGATTGCCCTGGCCCGCAAGGCGGATGCGCGGATCGTGGTGCTGAGTTCAGCAGGCAAAGCGTTCTCTGTGGGCGGGGATATCAAGAGCTTCGCTTCTGCTACCGACCCCGAACCGCAGGTGCGAGAAACTGCCCAGATTCTGCACAACATCATTCTTGAATTGCATGGACTCAACGCCATCGTTATCAGTGTGGTGCAGGGCGTAGCCGCGGGAGCTGGATTTCCACTGGCGGCTGCGGCCGACATCGTGTTGGCGGCGCGATCAGCGCGATTCACGTTTGCTTACAGCAAGATCGGCTTAACCCCAGATGGCGGCAGCACGCTGCTGGCCGCCACCCTCGGCTTACATCGAACATTGCAGTGGGCCTTGCTCAATCCGTTGCTCACGGCCCAGGAACTCTGCGACGCAGGGCTTGTCGCGGCCGTCTATCCCGATGACGAACTCGAGGCAGGGTTGGCATCGACGATTCAGACGCTGTTGCAAGGCTCGCGCTCGGCGCAGGTCAGCGCGAAGAGGTTGATCCGGAACCAAGCAATCAACAACGGGCGGCAGGCCTTGGATGCGGAGACAGCGGCAATTGCCGCCGCCGCTGCCAGCCTCGATGGGTTGGAGGGTGTTCGCGCCTTTGTCGGAAAGCGTCCACCGAACTTTCTGAGCTGA